Proteins found in one Acinetobacter sp. XH1741 genomic segment:
- a CDS encoding spore coat U domain-containing protein: MKKSLIGLSAIAMGLMSFNAANAATATGTLTVKATITNSCVLNTSATGTTANAVLDFGTLSSLASNVDADTTTTGGTAIKVLCNNTVPWTLAFDAGKNAQTTQRRMIGGATSNEYIPYNLFSDTNRATAIGIATSAYSGTGTGAVQTVNVYGRIPAGSVLPSAGGYVDTVTVTVTY, encoded by the coding sequence ATGAAAAAATCTCTCATTGGTTTGTCAGCGATTGCTATGGGTTTAATGTCTTTCAATGCCGCAAATGCTGCAACGGCTACTGGTACATTGACTGTTAAAGCTACAATTACAAATAGTTGTGTTCTAAATACCTCAGCTACAGGTACAACTGCTAATGCAGTTTTAGATTTTGGTACTTTAAGTTCTCTTGCAAGCAATGTAGATGCTGATACGACTACTACAGGCGGTACTGCAATTAAGGTTCTATGTAACAACACTGTGCCATGGACTTTAGCTTTTGATGCGGGCAAAAATGCTCAAACAACCCAGCGTCGTATGATTGGTGGTGCAACAAGCAACGAATATATCCCTTATAACCTTTTCTCTGATACTAACCGTGCAACAGCAATTGGTATTGCAACGAGTGCGTATAGCGGTACAGGTACTGGTGCAGTACAAACAGTGAACGTGTATGGCCGTATTCCTGCTGGTTCAGTGTTGCCAAGTGCTGGTGGCTACGTTGATACAGTGACTGTGACTGTAACTTACTAA
- a CDS encoding fimbria/pilus periplasmic chaperone translates to MRKNIFVVTSLLLFLPSMLNAASIRLSPVNVEILSDQTASSISLYNQSNDSADLQVRIFEWTQNAGQDQLIPTDDIAISPPFLKLQPNDSYNLRVVRIKPEAISGEKTYRIIIDELPKPIDSRKASQGVNVLLRSSLPVFVVNKDAITKLNWSIQHEQDNAYLTVTNVGNRHALLNNLILVDITANKSYPIKVNTVNGYILSGKSRNFNISPDFKFQANHKYNISLNINGKQASL, encoded by the coding sequence ATGAGAAAAAATATCTTTGTTGTTACAAGTTTATTGTTATTTTTGCCTAGTATGCTAAATGCTGCCTCAATACGACTTTCGCCTGTAAATGTTGAAATATTGAGTGATCAGACAGCATCCTCAATCAGTTTATATAATCAGTCAAATGACAGTGCTGATTTACAGGTACGTATATTTGAATGGACTCAAAATGCTGGACAAGATCAATTAATACCTACAGATGACATAGCCATTAGCCCACCTTTTTTAAAATTACAACCTAATGATTCCTACAACTTAAGAGTAGTTCGAATTAAGCCAGAAGCTATTTCCGGTGAAAAAACCTATCGTATTATTATTGATGAATTACCAAAGCCTATTGATAGTCGTAAAGCTTCTCAAGGCGTAAATGTATTACTTCGTTCGTCATTGCCTGTATTTGTGGTCAATAAAGATGCAATCACCAAATTAAATTGGTCAATACAACACGAGCAAGATAATGCTTACCTTACGGTGACCAACGTTGGTAATCGCCATGCACTTTTAAATAATTTAATACTTGTCGATATAACTGCAAATAAAAGTTATCCGATTAAAGTAAATACAGTAAATGGTTATATTCTTTCTGGAAAATCAAGAAACTTTAATATTAGCCCAGATTTTAAATTTCAAGCGAATCATAAATATAATATTTCTTTGAATATTAACGGTAAGCAAGCATCTCTTTAA
- a CDS encoding fimbria/pilus outer membrane usher protein: MYLPVHAFAESLQDSANAALPNIPEVANSSYQGFSSDKGYVQLFLNISVNSNTSTDLISVHQNQDKKLYIRARDLKTLRVKVDEHIPDSQWVCLNELKGIQLKYLENEQSLNLQVPSNMLTDYSVDLTGQPTTNTNLVKMKPLNAAILNYSLYHTITNDERVFSGSAEGIFNSALGNFSSGVLYNGSNENSYSHEKWVRLESKWQYVDPEKVRIYTLGDFVSNSSDWGNSVRLAGFQWSSAYTQRGDIVTSALPQFSGSAALPSTLDLYVNQQKIYSGLVPSGPFDIKQLPFISGNEVTLVTTDATGQQSITKKPYYFSSKILAKGINEFSVDIGIPRYNYGLYSNDYDDATFASGAIRYGYSNSFTLSGGAEASTDGLTNLGTGFAKNVFGVGVINADIAASQYKNENGYSALVGLEGRISKNISFNTSYRRVFDNYFDLARVSQVRYLKDNQITSEPQNYLSYSALADEIFRAGINYNFYTGYGVYVGYNQIKYSDNSYKLLSANLSGSLNKNWGFYTSAYKDYENHKDYGIYFALRYTPSTRINAISSFSNDGGKTTYRQEINGFSDPQIGSFGWGGYVERDQDKNANNASIYGSYRARAAYLTGRYNRIGDNDQVALSATGSLVAAAGRIFAANEIGDGYAVVTNAGPQSQIINGGVNLGETDKSGRFLIANLRPYQSHHIYLDPSYLPLNWDVTSTNRTVLVGYRQGTVVDFGAHQVISGLVRVVDKKNSPLLPGYSVRINGQQDAVVGYDGEVFIPNLLQQNKLEVDLLDHGTCQINFTYESKQYSAKKLGPYVCQ, translated from the coding sequence ATGTACTTGCCGGTTCATGCTTTTGCTGAATCATTGCAAGATAGTGCTAATGCCGCTTTACCCAACATTCCGGAAGTTGCAAATTCTTCTTATCAGGGCTTTAGTTCTGATAAAGGATACGTACAGTTATTTTTAAATATTTCTGTTAACTCTAATACTTCTACGGATTTAATATCGGTACACCAAAATCAAGATAAAAAGTTATATATCCGCGCCCGTGACTTGAAAACTCTAAGAGTAAAAGTGGATGAGCATATCCCTGATAGCCAGTGGGTATGTCTTAATGAGCTCAAAGGAATTCAGCTTAAGTATCTGGAAAATGAGCAATCTTTAAACTTACAAGTTCCGTCAAACATGTTAACGGACTATTCAGTTGACTTAACTGGTCAACCGACTACAAACACTAATTTAGTAAAAATGAAACCCTTGAATGCGGCAATTCTGAATTACAGTCTCTACCATACCATCACCAATGATGAGCGTGTTTTTTCAGGTTCGGCAGAAGGGATTTTTAACAGTGCACTCGGTAATTTTTCATCGGGTGTTTTATACAACGGTAGTAATGAAAATAGTTATAGCCATGAAAAGTGGGTTCGCTTAGAAAGTAAATGGCAATATGTAGACCCTGAAAAAGTCAGGATATACACTCTAGGTGACTTTGTTTCCAATAGCTCTGACTGGGGCAATAGTGTACGTCTGGCTGGTTTTCAGTGGTCAAGTGCATATACCCAGCGTGGGGATATTGTGACTTCGGCACTGCCACAGTTTTCAGGTTCGGCAGCACTGCCTTCAACACTCGATTTATACGTTAACCAGCAAAAGATTTATTCGGGACTGGTGCCATCTGGTCCATTTGACATTAAACAGCTCCCGTTTATTTCAGGGAATGAAGTCACGCTTGTGACGACCGATGCCACAGGTCAGCAAAGTATTACCAAAAAGCCTTACTATTTCTCATCGAAGATTTTGGCAAAAGGCATAAATGAGTTTTCAGTAGATATTGGGATTCCACGTTATAACTACGGGCTGTACTCAAACGATTATGATGATGCCACTTTTGCATCGGGTGCGATTCGATATGGTTATAGCAACTCATTCACCTTAAGCGGTGGTGCAGAGGCTTCAACAGATGGATTGACTAACCTCGGAACAGGTTTTGCCAAGAATGTTTTTGGTGTGGGGGTTATCAATGCCGACATTGCAGCAAGCCAGTATAAAAATGAAAACGGCTATTCGGCTCTGGTGGGTTTAGAAGGGCGTATTAGCAAGAATATTTCGTTTAATACCAGTTACCGCAGAGTATTTGATAACTACTTTGACCTAGCTCGAGTGTCACAAGTCAGATACTTAAAAGATAATCAGATTACTTCTGAGCCACAAAACTATCTGAGCTACAGTGCACTGGCAGATGAAATATTTAGGGCAGGGATAAACTATAACTTTTACACTGGATATGGCGTTTATGTCGGTTATAACCAGATTAAATATAGTGATAACTCCTATAAGTTACTTTCTGCCAACTTAAGCGGAAGTTTAAACAAGAACTGGGGTTTTTATACATCTGCTTATAAAGATTATGAAAACCATAAGGACTATGGCATTTACTTTGCGCTGCGTTATACGCCATCTACCAGAATTAATGCGATTAGTAGTTTTTCTAATGACGGCGGTAAAACAACCTATAGACAAGAAATAAATGGATTTAGCGATCCACAAATTGGTTCATTCGGATGGGGGGGCTATGTTGAGCGGGATCAAGATAAAAATGCTAACAATGCATCGATCTATGGTTCTTACCGCGCACGGGCTGCCTACTTAACTGGCCGATATAACCGAATTGGAGATAACGATCAGGTTGCACTTTCGGCGACTGGGTCATTGGTTGCGGCAGCAGGGCGGATTTTTGCGGCCAATGAAATAGGTGATGGTTATGCTGTTGTTACCAATGCCGGTCCACAAAGCCAGATTATCAATGGTGGGGTAAATTTAGGAGAGACTGATAAATCTGGCAGATTCTTAATTGCGAACTTAAGACCGTACCAGTCTCATCACATTTATCTAGATCCATCTTATTTACCTTTAAATTGGGATGTTACATCTACAAACCGGACAGTACTCGTCGGTTATCGCCAAGGGACAGTAGTTGACTTTGGGGCACATCAGGTCATTTCAGGTTTAGTGAGAGTCGTTGATAAAAAAAACTCACCCTTGTTGCCTGGGTATAGCGTTCGAATTAATGGGCAGCAAGATGCTGTAGTGGGCTACGATGGCGAAGTATTTATTCCAAACCTATTACAACAAAACAAACTTGAAGTAGATCTTCTAGATCATGGCACCTGTCAAATTAATTTCACTTATGAAAGTAAGCAATACAGTGCTAAAAAATTGGGGCCTTATGTATGTCAATAA
- a CDS encoding spore coat U domain-containing protein, which yields MSISVVSHSSWLVAQKFSSTIKYVLAALLLFVLYAFFSSAHAACTVTGTTNSTYTYTAANINSDATINFSGTISCIGGKTTPEISPYMCMKTVFTGATTANSSVTLPYTVTATVGGAGSSTTNQTSNVWYGPVKTIATNNIISYSVNVKVPARTGTLVAYPKGTYIGTVQLYWDMQASSSTVCEGDSGGGWDSGNTTITANYVVPSFCQLDSTSNVDFGNINDIGTTSRDYTAQGAINTTCNNGTPYSIYLGDGNNRISGGFRRMTNGSSQYIPYQLYKDAAYSSVWDATGGVTTVGGSGGVSKTGSGTAQSSNVYGKIPQGTAISNTPGNYSDSIVVTVTY from the coding sequence ATGTCAATAAGTGTAGTAAGTCATAGTTCTTGGTTGGTAGCTCAAAAGTTTTCATCAACAATAAAGTATGTGTTAGCTGCGTTATTGTTATTTGTACTTTATGCATTTTTTAGTTCAGCACATGCTGCTTGTACGGTAACTGGAACTACAAATAGTACTTATACTTATACGGCAGCAAATATTAATAGTGATGCAACTATTAATTTTTCAGGAACGATTAGCTGTATTGGTGGGAAAACTACTCCAGAAATATCACCCTATATGTGTATGAAGACGGTATTTACAGGGGCAACTACTGCGAATAGCAGTGTGACCTTACCTTATACGGTTACGGCAACTGTAGGTGGAGCTGGTTCTTCTACCACAAATCAAACGTCAAATGTCTGGTATGGCCCAGTCAAGACGATCGCTACAAATAATATTATTAGCTACTCTGTAAATGTAAAAGTACCAGCGCGAACGGGAACGTTAGTTGCCTATCCTAAAGGAACGTATATAGGTACAGTTCAGCTTTATTGGGATATGCAGGCGAGTTCAAGTACCGTATGTGAAGGTGATAGTGGTGGTGGCTGGGACTCAGGCAATACGACTATTACTGCTAACTATGTTGTGCCAAGTTTCTGTCAGCTAGATTCCACATCAAATGTTGATTTTGGCAACATTAATGATATTGGTACAACCAGTCGTGACTACACCGCTCAAGGTGCGATTAATACAACCTGTAATAATGGAACGCCTTATAGTATTTACTTGGGGGATGGTAATAACCGTATAAGTGGTGGATTTAGGCGTATGACCAATGGGAGTAGCCAATACATTCCTTATCAGTTATACAAAGATGCTGCTTATAGTTCGGTGTGGGATGCTACAGGTGGTGTAACAACAGTCGGCGGTTCTGGAGGAGTATCAAAGACAGGCTCTGGTACTGCTCAAAGTTCAAATGTATATGGAAAGATTCCACAAGGCACCGCTATTTCAAATACTCCTGGTAATTATTCAGATAGCATTGTAGTTACGGTGACTTACTAA